A region of Vitis vinifera cultivar Pinot Noir 40024 chromosome 15, ASM3070453v1 DNA encodes the following proteins:
- the LOC104881968 gene encoding retrovirus-related Pol polyprotein from transposon TNT 1-94 produces the protein MIFGRDLVPEMRRSAINKTRTSSPPLPPVPFPFPLLQMIHNMEGRDQVFFTRKILEGSDVDAGQNRFFVPKSEVLWGVLSEEEKREVEGGGGVEVMVVDPRGGKYTMRLKKWVSLNKVVLNSGWRKLVEDNGLKAEVDCVELWSFRADSNLCFALNVKRDGSPVINLHLEQLDVKTAFLHGDLEEDLYMIQPEGFIVQGQENLVCKLRKSLYGLKQAPRQWYKKFDNFMHRIGFKRCEADHCCYVKSFDNSYIILLLYVDDMLIVGSDIEKINNLKKQLSKQFAMKDLGAAKQILGMRIIRDKANGTLKLSQSEYVKKVLSRFNMNEAKPVSTPLGSHFKLSKEQSPKTEEERDHMSKVPYASAIGSLMYAMVCTRPDIAHAVGVVSRFMSRPGKQHWEAVKWILRYLKGSLDTCLCFTGASLKLQGYVDADFAGDIDSRKSTTGFVFTLGGTTISWASNLQKIVTLSTTEAEYVAATEAGKEMIWLHGFLDELGKKQEMGILHSDSQSAIFLAKNSAFHSKSKHIQTKYHFIRYLVEDKLVILEKICGSKNPADMLTKGVTIEKLKLCAASIGLLA, from the exons ATGATATTTGGAAGAGATTTGGTTCCTGAAATGAGGAGGAGCGCAATTAACAAAACCCGAACCTCATCGCCGCCTTTACCTCCAGTCCCGTTTCCTTTTCCACTGCTGCAGATGATTCATAACATGGAGGGGAGGGATCAGGTTTTTTTTACGAGGAAAATATTGGAGGGATCTGACGTTGACGCGGGTCAGAATCGATTTTTTGTCCCAAAGAGTGAGGTGCTATGGGGGGTCTTATCAGAGGAGGAGAAGAGGGAGGTGGAAGGAGGAGGGGGCGTTGAAGTAATGGTGGTAGATCCGAGGGGTGGGAAGTACACTATGAGGTTGAAGAAGTGGGTTAGTTTGAATAAAGTAGTCCTGAATTCTGGGTGGCGAAAGCTTGTGGAAGATAACGGGCTGAAGGCAGAGGTGGATTGTGTAGAGCTATGGAGTTTTAGGGCGGATTCGAATCTGTGTTTTGCCTTGAATGTCAAGAGAGATGGAAGTCCAGTAATTAATC tacatcttgagcagttagatgtgaagacagcattccttcatggtgacttggaggaagacctttacatgattcaaccagaagggttcattgttcagggacaagagaatctagtctgcaaactgagaaagagcttgtatggccttaaacaagctcctagacagtggtacaagaagtttgacaattttatgcatagaattgggttcaagagatgtgaagctgaccattgttgctatgttaagtcctttgacaactcttacatcatattactgttgtatgtggatgatatgcttattgtagggtctgacattgagaagatcAATAATCTGAaaaagcaattgtccaaacagtttgcaatgaaggatttgggagctgcaaagcaaatccttggtatgagaatcattagagacaaggctaatggtacattgaagctttcacagtcagagtatgtgaagaaagttctcagcaggttcaacatgaatgaagctaaaccagtgagcacacccttgggtagtcatttcaaactaagcaaagaacagtcaccaaagacagaagaagaaagggaccatatgagcaaggtgccttatgcctcagctattggcagcttgatgtatgctatggtgtgtacaaggccagacattgcacatgcagtgggagttgtgagcagattcatgagtaggcctggaaagcagcattgggaggcagtcaagtggattttaagatatctgaagggttcattagatacatgtctttgcttcacaggtgcaagtttgaaattgcagggttatgtagatgctgattttgctggtgatattgatagtagaaagagtactactgggtttgtttttactctaggtggtacaactatatcatgggcttcaaatctacagaagattgttactttgtctaccacagaagctgagtatgttgcagcaactgaagctggaaaggagatgatttggctacatggtttcttagatgaattgggtaagaagcaggagatgggcattctacacagtgacagtcagagtgcaatttttcttgccaaaaattcggcttttcattcaaagtcgaagcatatacaaacaaaataccactttatccgttatcttgttgaagataaactggtaatacttgagaagatttgtggatctaagaaccctgcagacatgttgactaagggtgtcactattgagaaattgaagctgtgcgcagcttcaattggtcttctagcttga